The following proteins come from a genomic window of Lolium rigidum isolate FL_2022 chromosome 5, APGP_CSIRO_Lrig_0.1, whole genome shotgun sequence:
- the LOC124652303 gene encoding pentatricopeptide repeat-containing protein At5g48910-like, which translates to MPPPTVPFFLTSTTLATAAKTLRQQPPAQPQPQPPPCDAQTPAASYTARMRLNPRLALRLFDHLLRSGADPDPISYALALARCARDRAYPAAAQLHGHATKRGAGSHRRVRNGLIHAYSVCGVLHDARKVFDYGPEADMVAWNSLLRGHAQGRDAGALREFFTDMPARDSVSWNTVIAWCVANGECEEAVAVFREMLACRECQPDRVTLVSVISAIAYLGALAQGLWAHAYVCRKRIEVDEKLSSALITMYSKCGFIEGAVYVFENSCSLRSVDTWNAMLAAFTANGYSGRALELFTRMESTGFVPNKITFNSVLNACSHGGFVEEGIACFERMTSSHGIAPDIAHYGCMVDIFCRAGMFEKAEQMIQMMPMEPDAAVWKALVGACRTYKNFELGKKAGHRLIKAAPNDHAGYVLLSNIYALDGNWKGVHKVRKLMVDCGVQKVPGSSSIELDGVIHEFISGDKSHSRKRDIYEMLSEICLQLEIAGYAPDTSQVLLDIDDEDVKESSLTLHSEKLAIAFGLISTAPGTPIRVVKNLRVCGDCHNAIKLLSKIYGRCIIVRDANRFHYFREGSCSCGDYW; encoded by the coding sequence ATGCCTCCCCCCACCGTGCCCTTCTTCCTCACCTCCACCACGCTCGCCACGGCCGCGAAAACGCTCCGGCAGCAGCCACCGGCGCAGCCGCagccgcaaccgccgccatgcGACGCGCAAACCCCAGCCGCGTCGTACACCGCGCGGATGCGGCTCAACCCGCGCCTCGCGCTGCGCCTCTTCGACCACCTCCTCCGCTCCGGCGCCGACCCGGACCCCATATCCTACGCGCTCGCCCTGGCCCGCTGCGCGCGGGACCGGGCCTACCCCGCCGCCGCGCAGCTCCACGGGCACGCCACGAAGCGCGGGGCCGGATCCCACCGCCGCGTGCGCAACGGGCTCATCCACGCCTACTCCGTCTGCGGGGTGCTGCACGACGCGCGCAAGGTGTTCGACTACGGGCCCGAGGCCGACATGGTCGCCTGGAACAGCCTGCTGCGCGGGCACGCGCAGGGCAGGGACGCGGGGGCGCTCCGGGAGTTCTTCACGGACATGCCGGCCCGGGACTCGGTCTCGTGGAACACGGTCATCGCATGGTGCGTTGCGAATGGGGAGTGTGAGGAGGCGGTCGCGGTGTTCCGGGAGATGCTCGCGTGCCGGGAGTGCCAGCCTGACAGGGTGACGTTGGTGAGCGTCATCTCGGCGATCGCGTACCTGGGAGCTCTTGCGCAGGGCCTCTGGGCCCATGCATATGTTTGCAGGAAACGGATTGAGGTCGACGAGAAGTTGAGCTCAGCCCTCATAACCATGTACTCAAAGTGCGGTTTCATCGAGGGTGcagtttatgtgtttgaaaattcgTGTTCATTACGGAGCGTGGATACTTGGAACGCAATGTTAGCTGCTTTCACGGCAAATGGCTACAGTGGAAGAGCTCTGGAGCTTTTTACTAGAATGGAGTCAACAGGGTTCGTGCCTAACAAAATTACGTTTAACAGCGTACTGAATGCTTGCAGCCACGGGGGATTTGTTGAGGAAGGTATTGCTTGTTTCGAGAGAATGACCAGTTCACATGGTATTGCGCCCGACATTGCCCACTATGGTTGCATGGTGGATATATTCTGCCGTGCCGGGATGTTTGAGAAGGCGGAGCAGATGATCCAGATGATGCCAATGGAGCCAGATGCTGCAGTGTGGAAGGCCCTAGTTGGTGCTTGTAGAACCTACAAGAACTTTGAGTTGGGAAAGAAAGCAGGCCACAGGCTTATTAAGGCTGCACCGAATGATCATGCAGGGTATGTGTTGCTATCCAACATTTATGCGCTGGATGGCAACTGGAAGGGAGTGCATAAGGTGAGGAAGCTGATGGTGGATTGTGGAGTGCAGAAGGTACCTGGAAGTAGCTCAATAGAACTTGATGGTGTTATTCATGAGTTCATATCTGGAGATAAaagtcactcaaggaagagggacATATACGAGATGCTAAGCGAGATATGCCTGCAGTTGGAAATTGCCGGATATGCTCCAGACACTTCACAAGTATTGCTGGATATTGATGATGAGGATGTGAAAGAGAGTTCACTTACTCTTCACAGCGAGAAGCTTGCAATTGCCTTTGGGCTGATCAGCACTGCACCTGGGACGCCTATTAGGGTTGTAAAGAATCTCCGGGTCTGTGGAGACTGTCATAACGCGATAAAACTTCTAAGCAAGATTTATGGGAGGTGCATAATTGTTAGGGATGCAAATCGATTTCATTATTTCAGAGAAGGGTCTTGTTCTTGCGGAGATTACTGGTAA